A window of the Maridesulfovibrio bastinii DSM 16055 genome harbors these coding sequences:
- the rimO gene encoding 30S ribosomal protein S12 methylthiotransferase RimO has translation MKKIKVFTISLGCPKNRVDTERMLGALGSDMVPAERTEEADLILINTCGFIRPAVEESVQAILDAAEEISGLPQKPLLAVTGCMVSRYGELNEDLPEVDLWLTTDRVDLWPEIISKALGRDFNAATYRRISTGPSYAYLKISEGCSHSCSFCTIPSIRGPHISRPIPALVEEAKTIVAGGIPELVLVGQDSTAYGCDLDDGTAIRPLIEELMKIDRLEWMRLMYLYPAGLTDSFLSFMAGAGRPLLPYFDIPLQHAHPEILSSMGRPFAHNPRKVIERVRKHIPEAVLRTTIIVGYPGETEEHFKTLMDFVEETRFHHLGVFAYQAEEGTPAAELEQLPDEIKEERREAVMALQSDISHELMEENIGRKVQVLVEKPHDEWDGLFTGRVWFQAPEVDGITYVSSPEDGPELSPGMIVEAEVDDCTDYDLITLV, from the coding sequence ATGAAAAAAATAAAAGTTTTTACAATAAGTCTGGGATGCCCCAAAAACCGGGTCGATACCGAAAGAATGCTGGGCGCGCTCGGTTCAGATATGGTTCCGGCAGAACGAACTGAAGAAGCTGATCTTATTCTGATCAATACCTGTGGTTTCATCCGCCCCGCAGTGGAAGAATCCGTACAGGCGATTCTGGACGCTGCAGAAGAAATTTCAGGACTTCCCCAAAAACCGTTGCTCGCTGTAACCGGATGTATGGTCAGCAGATATGGAGAACTTAACGAAGACCTCCCTGAAGTTGATTTATGGCTTACAACCGACAGGGTTGATTTATGGCCTGAAATTATTTCAAAAGCCCTTGGCAGAGATTTTAACGCAGCAACATACCGCAGAATAAGCACCGGGCCATCCTATGCCTATTTAAAAATAAGTGAAGGCTGCTCGCACTCATGCAGCTTCTGTACTATTCCATCCATCAGAGGACCGCATATTTCCCGGCCCATTCCTGCTCTTGTCGAGGAAGCAAAAACAATTGTTGCCGGAGGAATACCGGAGCTGGTTCTTGTCGGACAGGACTCCACTGCCTACGGTTGCGATCTTGACGACGGCACAGCCATACGGCCCCTTATTGAGGAGCTGATGAAAATAGACCGTCTTGAATGGATGAGGTTAATGTATCTCTATCCAGCAGGACTGACAGACTCATTCCTCTCCTTTATGGCCGGGGCCGGACGCCCTCTACTCCCGTATTTTGATATTCCGCTTCAGCATGCACACCCTGAGATACTCTCATCAATGGGACGTCCCTTTGCCCATAATCCCCGCAAGGTCATAGAACGTGTCAGAAAGCATATTCCTGAGGCCGTCCTGCGCACAACCATAATTGTCGGTTACCCCGGAGAAACAGAAGAGCATTTTAAAACCCTGATGGATTTTGTAGAAGAAACCCGCTTTCACCATCTCGGTGTTTTTGCATATCAGGCTGAAGAAGGCACACCGGCGGCAGAACTTGAGCAGCTTCCTGATGAAATAAAAGAAGAAAGACGCGAGGCCGTAATGGCGCTCCAGAGTGATATAAGCCATGAGCTTATGGAAGAAAATATAGGCAGAAAAGTTCAGGTTCTGGTGGAAAAACCACACGATGAATGGGACGGGCTGTTTACCGGCAGAGTATGGTTTCAGGCTCCTGAAGTTGATGGAATCACCTACGTCAGCTCACCTGAGGACGGCCCCGAACTTTCACCGGGAATGATTGTGGAAGCCGAAGTTGACGACTGTACCGACTACGACCTTATCACTTTGGTATAA
- a CDS encoding nickel-dependent hydrogenase large subunit, translating into MTFKAAMFEQNICNEAISGFSMGLGPASEVSCMGNAFVIRARIAGGRVEEAWSTGRIIRDVEWLLNGRVDERNRPAFTQRVNSLCNDGHSLAVVRTIEQLTGTVPPEKAGLIRKIVQSIRILQEHLLHFYQFNLTDWVDLKTAALAYPQSTYRFAASGFDGVFYDEARSNLKKMIRERGDLAPAGHPEYRGAAELHLMLYAHSLKSLKIQSVIKKSLKLLGCDSNSYMAYQVGGVSPNLKLDEKKLRQLKSYLEECAEFINIIFLPDLELLASAYRESYSIGSGNSFISSNDFNSSYSSELLYSGGFHDFHKCRENVQENFNSLRLNYSISEELEPHWDISDQFRYRLNPLLLGPTFKWPASNFSWLSAPRYKGESCEAGPLSRIINLWTFGDAERKAACERLLHNFEIKPALLNSTLGRLVARGLETAVLSQEIIEAVERIAVLPEYEKAFISEWSLPASGEATTATEVSRGMLVHSIRVENSQIAEHKYLIPSLWNFSPKDSTGEPGPMENILSGLKVYDTDYPLEILRTIHELDPCNICHLVFENADNGITSMAVPK; encoded by the coding sequence ATGACTTTTAAGGCAGCCATGTTCGAACAAAATATATGCAATGAAGCAATAAGCGGCTTTTCTATGGGGTTAGGGCCGGCAAGTGAGGTTTCCTGTATGGGAAACGCTTTTGTCATAAGAGCCCGTATTGCCGGGGGCCGGGTTGAAGAGGCCTGGAGCACCGGACGTATTATCAGGGATGTTGAATGGTTGCTAAATGGGCGGGTTGATGAAAGAAACAGACCCGCATTTACTCAGCGGGTGAACAGTCTCTGCAACGATGGTCATTCTCTGGCTGTTGTCAGGACTATTGAACAGTTGACCGGAACAGTACCTCCTGAAAAAGCCGGCCTGATACGTAAAATTGTTCAGTCAATCCGAATCCTTCAGGAACATCTGCTTCATTTTTATCAGTTCAATTTAACAGACTGGGTTGATTTAAAGACTGCTGCTCTTGCTTATCCTCAAAGTACATATCGTTTTGCCGCAAGCGGGTTTGATGGAGTTTTTTATGATGAAGCCCGCAGCAACCTTAAAAAAATGATTCGTGAAAGGGGCGATCTGGCTCCGGCAGGGCATCCTGAATACAGGGGTGCCGCAGAATTACACCTTATGCTTTATGCGCATTCCCTTAAGTCGCTTAAGATTCAGTCGGTTATAAAGAAATCTCTTAAACTGCTTGGCTGTGACTCGAACTCTTACATGGCTTATCAGGTTGGTGGAGTCTCACCTAATTTAAAACTGGACGAGAAAAAGCTCCGGCAGCTTAAAAGTTATCTGGAAGAGTGTGCTGAATTCATAAACATAATTTTCCTCCCTGATCTTGAACTGCTGGCTTCGGCATATCGTGAGAGCTACTCCATCGGCAGTGGAAATTCATTCATCAGCAGTAACGATTTTAATTCTTCATACTCCTCGGAACTTTTGTATTCCGGTGGATTCCATGATTTCCATAAGTGTCGCGAAAATGTGCAGGAAAATTTTAATTCCCTGCGGTTGAATTATTCCATTTCGGAAGAGCTGGAACCGCACTGGGATATCTCGGATCAATTTCGCTATAGGCTGAATCCTCTGCTGCTCGGTCCTACCTTCAAGTGGCCGGCAAGTAATTTTTCATGGTTGTCCGCCCCCCGTTATAAAGGTGAATCCTGCGAAGCCGGACCATTATCAAGGATCATTAATCTATGGACCTTTGGTGATGCAGAGCGGAAAGCCGCTTGTGAGAGACTGCTGCATAATTTTGAAATAAAGCCCGCATTACTTAACTCTACTTTAGGGCGCCTTGTTGCCAGAGGACTTGAAACAGCTGTGTTGTCACAGGAAATAATTGAAGCTGTAGAGCGCATTGCCGTGCTGCCTGAATATGAGAAAGCTTTCATTTCGGAATGGAGCTTGCCAGCTTCCGGTGAAGCCACAACCGCGACTGAAGTTTCAAGAGGGATGCTTGTCCATTCAATCAGGGTCGAAAACAGTCAGATCGCCGAACATAAATATCTCATACCCTCTCTCTGGAATTTTTCACCGAAAGATTCAACAGGAGAACCCGGACCTATGGAGAACATTTTATCCGGCTTGAAGGTTTACGATACTGATTATCCATTGGAGATTTTACGAACCATCCATGAGCTGGACCCATGTAATATCTGTCATCTGGTTTTTGAAAATGCTGATAACGGCATAACTTCAATGGCTGTTCCCAAATAA
- a CDS encoding SPFH domain-containing protein codes for MFDYIYYNLFTTSSLINIALLILVIYILKGSIRIVPQKREYIVERLGKYQTTLGAGFHFTIPFVDKVAYQFSLKEEAVDTNPQDCITSDNVGVRVDGLIFVQVVDSRKAAYGIDNYRYAASQLAQTSLRSCIGKLALDKTFEERVAINTQVVEAIDEAASEWGIKVLRYEIKDIIPPESIKQAMEKQVTAERQKRAAIAQSEGDKQAKINRAEASKQDDVLRSQGEKEKRINEAQGQAEAIQLVASATANGIREVAEALNGKGGYDAAQLDVAKKYVESFGNLAQKSTTVLLPADPGNVSAMVATAMQAFKASTRSDSSEDSPAEEENFIITPEGMDSSSFNS; via the coding sequence ATGTTTGATTATATTTATTACAATCTTTTTACGACATCATCTCTTATTAACATCGCTCTGCTGATTCTAGTTATATATATTTTAAAAGGTTCAATTAGAATTGTTCCTCAAAAAAGAGAATATATAGTTGAACGACTTGGTAAATACCAAACCACACTAGGAGCCGGCTTCCATTTTACCATTCCGTTTGTAGATAAGGTTGCTTATCAATTCAGTCTTAAAGAGGAGGCTGTAGACACTAATCCTCAAGACTGCATTACATCTGATAATGTCGGAGTGCGTGTAGATGGTCTTATCTTTGTGCAGGTTGTAGATAGCCGTAAAGCGGCCTATGGAATAGATAATTATAGGTATGCTGCATCTCAGCTGGCTCAAACCTCTCTAAGGTCATGTATAGGTAAGCTTGCTTTGGATAAAACCTTTGAAGAGCGGGTAGCTATTAATACTCAAGTAGTAGAGGCTATTGATGAAGCCGCATCGGAATGGGGTATTAAGGTTTTGCGCTATGAGATAAAAGATATCATACCTCCTGAAAGTATCAAGCAGGCGATGGAAAAACAAGTTACCGCAGAACGGCAAAAACGTGCCGCAATCGCCCAGAGTGAAGGAGATAAACAGGCCAAAATCAACCGGGCAGAAGCATCCAAACAGGATGATGTCCTCCGGTCCCAAGGTGAAAAGGAAAAGCGTATCAATGAGGCTCAGGGACAAGCAGAAGCCATCCAGTTGGTTGCCTCGGCAACTGCAAACGGAATCCGTGAAGTTGCCGAAGCGCTGAACGGAAAAGGTGGCTATGATGCGGCACAGTTGGATGTGGCTAAAAAGTATGTAGAGTCTTTTGGAAATCTTGCTCAGAAAAGTACTACAGTTCTTCTTCCTGCCGACCCCGGTAATGTGAGTGCAATGGTTGCTACAGCTATGCAGGCTTTCAAGGCTTCGACACGTTCAGATTCATCTGAAGACTCTCCAGCTGAGGAAGAAAATTTTATCATTACCCCGGAAGGTATGGACTCTTCTTCATTTAACTCCTGA
- a CDS encoding tRNA dihydrouridine synthase produces MLHLTTLITSPVASMNKDINFDFSRLRDQLNTPIVIGGKTISNRLWLSPMAGLTHSAFRKVLAHYGSCGLAFTEMCNAKAVPTENPRVSPVFKWQEEELPSLVCQLAGSSAEELVIAAKRVQREGFFGVDINMGCSARGMIKREAGAALLKTPDKAVKLAEAVRKAVSIPVFVKFRTGWSRDIAPAVALAKRLEAAGVDCLVFHPRVAPDKRTRPPIIDHIRSIKEAVSIPVFGNGNVTTPQHCQDMLDTTGCSGVSVGRMAIAKPWLFAQWLAGDTPDENVFQEYVLRMAQALEEDFDPIRAIKRFQMFMVYFAANFRFGHRLQAVFSTAKNINDVRMLAKEHIKPDMPLNVTPNMSLLSF; encoded by the coding sequence ATGCTGCACCTAACGACATTAATAACCAGTCCTGTTGCTTCAATGAATAAAGATATCAATTTTGATTTTTCCAGACTGAGGGATCAGTTAAACACTCCTATTGTCATTGGTGGTAAAACCATTTCCAACCGGTTGTGGTTGTCACCCATGGCCGGGCTAACTCATAGTGCTTTTCGAAAAGTTCTTGCTCACTATGGTTCCTGTGGGCTGGCCTTCACTGAAATGTGCAACGCCAAGGCTGTGCCGACTGAGAATCCGCGTGTTTCACCGGTATTCAAGTGGCAGGAAGAAGAGTTGCCCAGTCTTGTCTGCCAACTGGCCGGAAGTTCCGCAGAGGAACTGGTGATTGCTGCAAAGCGTGTGCAGAGAGAAGGATTTTTCGGTGTGGATATCAACATGGGCTGCTCGGCGCGTGGAATGATTAAGCGCGAGGCCGGAGCTGCCTTGTTGAAGACACCTGACAAAGCTGTGAAATTGGCAGAGGCTGTGCGGAAGGCTGTTTCCATACCGGTTTTTGTAAAATTTCGTACAGGATGGTCCAGAGATATTGCCCCTGCTGTCGCTTTAGCTAAAAGACTTGAGGCCGCAGGAGTTGACTGCCTTGTTTTTCATCCTCGAGTTGCGCCGGATAAGCGCACCCGCCCACCTATTATCGATCATATCCGTTCAATCAAAGAAGCTGTTTCCATTCCAGTTTTTGGCAATGGTAATGTAACAACCCCGCAGCACTGTCAGGATATGCTGGATACAACAGGATGCAGCGGTGTTTCAGTAGGGCGTATGGCTATAGCCAAGCCCTGGCTTTTTGCGCAATGGCTAGCAGGGGACACACCTGACGAGAATGTTTTTCAGGAGTATGTCCTACGCATGGCTCAAGCGTTGGAAGAGGACTTCGACCCCATCAGAGCAATCAAGCGCTTTCAGATGTTCATGGTTTATTTTGCGGCCAATTTTCGTTTTGGTCATCGACTGCAAGCAGTTTTCAGCACTGCTAAAAATATTAATGATGTCAGGATGCTGGCGAAAGAACATATCAAGCCGGACATGCCCTTGAATGTGACGCCCAACATGAGTTTATTAAGTTTTTAA
- a CDS encoding TAXI family TRAP transporter solute-binding subunit has translation MFTRNKIIIIILLLAMAVLASGFADSAEARRSSRSRSYSSRSYSSSHSSYSKSSKSLWGKRSGGGIFGSSQSKAKSSSGYSKKSYSGTSSQKNSAGYSKKSPAKTTSQKSSSGYSKKSYSGTSSQKSSAGYGKKSPANTATQKSSSGYSKSSKNRNTQNFNRRSSFDTGISKSNNKRTSKSSLAAYKAQNSKFSKPASKPSNNYKKSKIYQEARPRSKAGYDDYYENRNHYYINHDWRAPNWAYYSRPSFGMWDAMFWWMILDNYNRRDYAYSAYHHANDPGYQEWHREAESLARDNAELRAELNGLDREVAGFSGPRDPGYLPDDVPAEVALSADVIAAKNKEKPVLRWATASKLGNYQAFADIVKEFVPNIDIKTVNTAGSMENLRLLLTGAVDAAMVQSDAFDIYLKQFPNKRLFSEQAEIFPEVVQMIVNRKSGIDSVKDIDSDNILYIGPKNSGTSLTWKGFCYQDEKYSRIKTENLSYAEALKRVNSNPNAAMIFVASLNSELIKSADALAARSDNLKLVPVDDWDFNDAKDSNGNTIYHFVDIPEGTYPNLQRGMLWGTNKVETLAVKAILVVRSEWVHKYGAPVMDTLSFGIIQAKPMMLRRINGQNLR, from the coding sequence ATGTTCACACGGAACAAAATAATAATAATTATTCTTCTGCTTGCCATGGCTGTTCTGGCCAGTGGGTTTGCAGACAGTGCGGAAGCACGTCGTTCCAGCCGGTCCCGTTCCTATAGTTCCCGCTCTTATAGTTCCTCCCATTCATCTTATAGCAAAAGTTCCAAATCATTGTGGGGAAAACGCAGCGGCGGTGGAATTTTCGGCTCGTCCCAGTCAAAAGCAAAGTCCAGTTCCGGTTATTCCAAAAAAAGTTATAGCGGAACTTCCAGCCAGAAAAATTCTGCCGGCTACAGCAAAAAAAGTCCCGCAAAAACTACCTCACAAAAGTCCAGCTCCGGCTATTCCAAAAAAAGCTATAGTGGGACTTCCAGCCAGAAAAGTTCTGCTGGTTACGGCAAGAAAAGCCCCGCAAACACTGCGACACAAAAATCCAGCTCCGGTTATTCCAAATCTTCAAAAAATCGTAATACCCAGAATTTTAATAGAAGAAGCAGTTTTGATACCGGTATTTCAAAGTCTAACAACAAGCGGACCTCTAAATCGTCTTTAGCCGCATATAAAGCACAAAATTCAAAGTTCAGTAAGCCGGCTTCCAAGCCTTCCAATAACTACAAAAAAAGCAAAATTTATCAGGAAGCAAGACCCCGCTCCAAGGCCGGATATGACGATTACTATGAAAATCGTAACCATTACTATATCAACCACGACTGGAGAGCTCCCAACTGGGCGTATTATTCCAGACCTTCATTCGGTATGTGGGATGCCATGTTCTGGTGGATGATTTTAGATAATTATAATCGCAGAGATTATGCTTATTCTGCCTACCACCATGCAAATGATCCCGGATATCAGGAATGGCATAGAGAAGCCGAGTCCCTTGCAAGGGATAATGCGGAGCTTAGAGCAGAGCTGAATGGTCTGGACAGGGAAGTTGCCGGATTCAGCGGACCTCGTGATCCGGGTTATCTTCCGGATGATGTCCCGGCAGAAGTCGCTTTATCTGCGGATGTAATTGCAGCAAAAAATAAAGAGAAACCTGTTCTGCGCTGGGCTACAGCTTCAAAATTAGGGAACTATCAGGCTTTCGCTGATATTGTTAAAGAATTCGTACCTAATATTGACATAAAAACAGTAAATACCGCAGGTTCTATGGAGAATCTCCGCCTTTTACTTACTGGCGCAGTGGATGCTGCAATGGTCCAGTCAGATGCCTTTGATATTTATCTGAAACAATTCCCCAATAAAAGATTATTTTCCGAACAGGCAGAAATTTTTCCTGAAGTTGTGCAGATGATTGTTAACCGGAAATCAGGAATTGATAGCGTAAAGGATATTGATTCAGATAATATTTTGTATATTGGTCCCAAGAATTCCGGTACATCGCTGACATGGAAAGGGTTCTGCTATCAGGATGAAAAATACAGCCGTATCAAAACAGAAAATCTGTCCTATGCGGAAGCTCTTAAACGGGTCAACTCGAATCCAAATGCGGCTATGATCTTTGTAGCAAGCCTTAATTCCGAGCTGATTAAATCTGCTGATGCTCTTGCCGCCAGAAGTGATAACCTCAAACTGGTTCCAGTGGACGATTGGGATTTTAATGACGCCAAAGATTCAAACGGGAATACCATTTATCATTTTGTTGATATTCCTGAGGGTACATATCCCAATCTGCAACGCGGTATGCTCTGGGGGACTAATAAAGTTGAAACCCTTGCCGTTAAAGCCATTCTGGTTGTGCGTAGCGAATGGGTGCATAAATATGGTGCCCCAGTTATGGATACGTTAAGCTTTGGTATAATTCAGGCAAAGCCGATGATGCTCCGTCGTATCAATGGGCAAAATTTGAGGTAA
- a CDS encoding XTP/dITP diphosphatase, with amino-acid sequence MESVVLATRNKGKIAEFNILLKDFGLKVIGLDEFPEIGEIPEPGETFLENSIIKAQTVANATGLVAVADDSGLEVDYLDGAPGVYSARYSGEGPDGEGATPEKNNAKLLQALEGIPEQDRKARFVCVMVAATPDNIRIQSRGEWEGRIAFELSGREGFGYDPLFFDPELGCVAAEMSREKKNSRSHRGKALRALMEQWPDFWKKASQKS; translated from the coding sequence GTGGAATCAGTAGTACTGGCCACCAGAAATAAAGGTAAAATTGCAGAATTCAATATCCTGCTTAAGGATTTTGGTCTCAAAGTAATAGGTTTGGATGAATTCCCGGAAATAGGTGAAATCCCTGAACCGGGCGAAACTTTCCTCGAAAATTCAATAATCAAAGCCCAGACAGTGGCCAATGCCACCGGGCTTGTCGCCGTTGCCGATGATTCAGGGCTTGAGGTTGATTATCTTGACGGTGCTCCCGGAGTTTACTCTGCTCGCTACAGCGGGGAAGGACCGGACGGAGAGGGAGCTACTCCTGAAAAAAATAATGCCAAGCTTTTGCAGGCACTGGAAGGTATTCCTGAACAGGATCGTAAAGCCCGGTTTGTCTGTGTGATGGTTGCTGCCACTCCTGATAATATCCGTATCCAAAGCCGTGGCGAATGGGAAGGCCGTATCGCTTTTGAGCTGTCAGGGCGGGAAGGCTTCGGCTATGATCCACTGTTCTTTGATCCTGAGCTGGGATGCGTGGCGGCTGAAATGAGTCGTGAAAAAAAGAATTCCCGTTCCCATCGTGGAAAAGCTCTGCGCGCTTTGATGGAGCAGTGGCCTGATTTTTGGAAAAAAGCATCACAGAAAAGTTAA
- a CDS encoding NfeD family protein, translating to MEISAWQTWLAVMIVMAGLELQAPGIVLIFFAIGAALVSAITFIVRVSVPEQILIFIVVSVLSLVFFRNILKKKINVSGEKEQSGLDIQDKINSFAVVHKDIPEIGIGRIKFRGSFWDAKSLDGQSFKKDEQVKIVDVDKDNKACFIVTSTN from the coding sequence ATGGAAATTTCCGCTTGGCAAACATGGCTCGCGGTTATGATTGTAATGGCCGGTCTGGAGTTGCAGGCGCCCGGTATTGTCCTAATCTTCTTTGCGATAGGGGCAGCGCTGGTCTCTGCCATTACTTTCATTGTTCGGGTCAGTGTGCCGGAACAAATCCTGATATTCATCGTAGTGTCCGTACTTTCACTCGTCTTTTTTAGAAACATTTTGAAAAAAAAGATTAATGTTTCAGGAGAAAAAGAGCAAAGTGGCTTGGATATTCAGGATAAAATTAACTCCTTTGCTGTTGTTCATAAAGATATTCCGGAAATCGGCATAGGCAGGATAAAATTTAGGGGATCATTTTGGGATGCTAAATCCCTGGATGGTCAGTCTTTCAAAAAAGATGAACAGGTCAAAATTGTAGATGTGGACAAGGATAATAAGGCCTGTTTTATCGTAACCTCAACCAATTAA
- a CDS encoding DUF2491 family protein, with product MSTWRMLRNVAKNKTEPIYKMFGGKVENEPENKLPLGIHIGGKIQIEQTSFLLGRKGEIPLQLESPGKELIVIAYGQIKYDNANVYRIYLESVDSSKEAMLQIVEEDGNIAEIRLFRTIDEIYPTDEDEWDFWLAEADGYIGLNEFSLKEEDFPDSIPPSYLRVWGEDSQFRVKPLEWKEFLRSAQDESRIMQITHQLMLYGRWVNEDNDIAEYALLDMEESSDEACVNVFLGIEIEPAGIKMIY from the coding sequence ATGAGTACATGGCGCATGCTGCGTAATGTAGCTAAAAATAAGACTGAACCTATTTATAAGATGTTTGGTGGTAAGGTTGAAAATGAACCTGAAAACAAACTCCCCCTTGGAATCCATATAGGCGGAAAAATTCAAATCGAACAGACTTCCTTTCTCTTGGGAAGAAAAGGGGAAATTCCACTTCAGCTTGAATCTCCGGGAAAAGAACTTATTGTTATTGCTTACGGACAGATTAAATATGATAATGCGAATGTTTATCGTATTTATCTGGAATCAGTTGATTCTTCAAAAGAAGCAATGCTTCAGATAGTTGAAGAAGATGGAAATATTGCTGAAATTCGGCTTTTTAGAACTATCGATGAAATATACCCGACAGATGAAGACGAGTGGGATTTCTGGCTGGCTGAAGCTGATGGCTATATCGGGTTGAATGAATTTTCACTCAAGGAAGAAGATTTTCCTGATTCTATCCCTCCCTCTTATTTAAGAGTATGGGGAGAAGACAGCCAATTCAGGGTTAAGCCCCTTGAGTGGAAAGAGTTTTTGCGTTCAGCACAGGATGAATCACGAATAATGCAAATTACCCATCAGCTCATGCTTTATGGACGGTGGGTAAATGAAGATAATGATATCGCGGAATATGCCTTGCTGGATATGGAAGAGTCCAGTGATGAAGCGTGTGTGAATGTTTTTCTCGGGATTGAAATTGAACCCGCAGGAATCAAAATGATTTACTAA
- the glmS gene encoding glutamine--fructose-6-phosphate transaminase (isomerizing) produces MCGIIGYAGHRPAVPLIVEGLRRLEYRGYDSAGVATVVNHDIELVRAEGKLSALEQKLSEKNLINSTSGIGHTRWATHGIPVERNAHPHLDQEGRLAMIHNGIIENYQSIKEDLLKKGYKFRSETDSEVLINLIAEGRKEHPDMLEAISWALKQVEGAYSIAIIDVESPGTVYAARVSSPLVMGIGVGENFIASDIPAFLPYTREVVFIEDGELLRITASSWDVFKSDTLEPVEKEINTINWDVQSAQKGGYKHFMIKEIFEQPKVIFDCLAGRVDLANNKVDLPELDDMEAPKRLHIVACGTSYHAGLWGKYLLEKWAKIPVDVEIASEFRYRDPLLDPDGVVLAISQSGETADTLAGIKLAKEKGLPVIGLCNVVGSSISRESDHVLYTQAGPEVSVASTKAMCSQLTVLMLLAFYWSKRKGIHDTKQFAEFLQDLKSLPSVLESALPAMRDRAKVLGRKYADASSFMFLGRGPYFPLALEGALKLKEISYIHAEGYASGEMKHGPIALIDQKFPTFAIALNDDLFPKVKSNLIEVQARGGHIIALTNPGTDLEVEHEWTLPEVSGPLNVFMVLPALQLFSYETADYLGKDVDQPRNLAKSVTVE; encoded by the coding sequence ATGTGTGGAATTATCGGTTATGCCGGCCATCGTCCGGCTGTGCCTCTTATTGTTGAAGGTTTGAGAAGGCTTGAGTACCGCGGGTATGATTCCGCAGGTGTGGCAACTGTTGTCAACCATGATATAGAACTTGTTAGAGCCGAAGGTAAATTATCGGCCCTTGAGCAGAAACTTTCTGAAAAAAATTTAATTAATTCCACAAGTGGAATCGGCCACACAAGATGGGCCACCCACGGTATTCCTGTTGAACGTAATGCTCATCCCCATCTGGATCAGGAAGGCCGTCTTGCCATGATCCATAATGGAATTATTGAAAATTATCAGTCGATTAAAGAAGACCTTTTGAAGAAGGGATATAAATTCCGTTCTGAGACTGATTCAGAAGTCCTTATCAACCTTATTGCCGAAGGCCGCAAAGAGCACCCTGATATGCTTGAGGCCATTTCATGGGCTTTAAAGCAGGTTGAGGGAGCTTACTCAATTGCAATCATAGATGTTGAAAGTCCCGGAACAGTGTATGCCGCCCGTGTTTCCAGCCCTCTGGTAATGGGTATAGGGGTAGGTGAAAACTTTATTGCTTCTGATATTCCGGCTTTCCTTCCATATACCCGCGAAGTTGTTTTTATTGAAGATGGTGAACTTTTAAGGATTACCGCCTCGTCATGGGATGTTTTCAAATCAGACACCCTTGAACCGGTTGAAAAAGAAATCAACACAATCAATTGGGATGTTCAGTCCGCTCAGAAAGGCGGCTACAAGCATTTTATGATCAAGGAAATATTTGAACAGCCCAAGGTTATTTTTGATTGCCTTGCCGGGCGTGTTGATCTGGCAAACAATAAAGTCGATCTGCCGGAGCTGGACGATATGGAAGCCCCGAAGCGACTGCATATTGTTGCCTGCGGTACATCCTATCATGCCGGATTGTGGGGTAAATATCTGCTGGAGAAGTGGGCCAAAATCCCTGTTGATGTGGAGATCGCTTCAGAGTTTCGCTATCGTGATCCCCTGCTTGATCCTGACGGTGTGGTTCTGGCTATCAGCCAGTCCGGTGAAACAGCTGATACCCTTGCCGGGATAAAGCTGGCTAAAGAAAAAGGACTGCCGGTAATCGGACTTTGCAATGTTGTTGGATCAAGTATCTCCCGTGAGTCGGATCATGTGCTCTATACACAGGCCGGCCCGGAGGTCAGTGTTGCTTCCACTAAGGCTATGTGCAGCCAGCTTACAGTTCTGATGCTTTTGGCTTTCTACTGGAGCAAACGTAAAGGCATTCACGATACCAAGCAGTTTGCAGAATTCCTGCAGGATTTAAAGAGTCTTCCTTCTGTTCTGGAATCAGCCCTGCCTGCAATGCGTGACCGGGCTAAAGTTCTTGGCAGAAAGTATGCTGATGCCAGCAGTTTTATGTTTCTTGGGCGCGGTCCATACTTCCCGCTCGCTCTGGAAGGAGCTCTTAAACTTAAGGAAATTTCATACATTCATGCCGAGGGATATGCTTCAGGAGAAATGAAACATGGTCCTATCGCTCTTATTGATCAGAAATTCCCGACATTTGCCATAGCCCTTAATGATGATCTTTTTCCCAAAGTAAAATCCAACCTCATTGAAGTACAGGCCAGAGGCGGGCATATCATTGCCCTGACCAACCCCGGCACTGACCTTGAGGTTGAACATGAATGGACACTCCCGGAAGTCTCCGGCCCGTTGAACGTGTTCATGGTTCTGCCGGCATTACAGCTCTTCTCATACGAAACCGCAGACTACCTGGGCAAAGATGTAGATCAGCCCCGTAATCTGGCTAAGAGTGTTACTGTGGAATAG